GTCGTTTCGTCCGATTCGACACGTGTCGATGGATACTAGGGTTCATCTTCAttgtcctctttttttttctccttctcttaCGGCATTTATACAAACACCTTTACGCCTAAGAAGCGGTGGCACAACAGACATCTTCGTGGTGCTGGGAAGCGACGGCATGAACATTTTTGGCCCTTGACACGATCCTCGCCTCAGTGAGCGATGGGGCCAAGGAGTGCAGTTGTGGCACCGTAGAGGTGTCTTCTTTGGAGAAGACAACCCACCACAAGGTGTTTGTAGAAATGAAGGTGCATGTTTTATAGAAATGTGAAATTAATACACAAAAGAGTGAAAGAAGATATAGTCTATGGGATCACCCATCATGTGTCAAACCACGTGATGAACCCACGGCTGAAATAACTCAGGGAGGTAGAATGGACCGGtattgataattttattttgggacggaaagTCGGAAACGGTGTTGATAATTGAGGGAGGTTGTATATCCTATTTACTGTATAGGGAGAATACATAGACTTGAGACCATGGTTGAGGAAGGTACTATATATGTCTTCTCAATATTTATATCCGAGCTTGCGATTTTGAATGGTCCAAGTTACCTCCTTGTAGGCCTACAAGTAAAGTGGACCATTTTAGACCTGAAAATTAAATGGGCCCAATCGCAGTCGAATCTTAtatgaaaggaataagttcatgtGAGGTCCCTTAATTTTACATCGAATCTTCGTCCTTGaacccaaaaccagatacaacggtccccgaactatcaaaaccggtgtaaaCGAGGTCCCTCCGCGGTTTTGAAGGTGGTTTTGACtaacgtggcgtctacgtggatggtttgactaggtctccgtcccACGTGGTATTGACGTGGCGATGACGTGACAATTATAtcttggaaaaataataaaaatcacgggcccacatgtcagtcacacaaaaaaaatacacaatgTGCTGATATGCTACATGCTGGACCGAATctacaaaggaataagttcatctgtgGTCCATTAATTTTACAccaaatccgattttcatccttgaaccctaaaaccagatacaaccggtccccgaactattaaaacctgtgcaaacgagatccctcggcggttttgaagacggttttagctgacatggcgcctaTGTGGCAAGTTTGACTAGGTGTCCGTCACACGTGACATTGACGTGATGATGCGACAATTATAtctctaaaaaataataaaaattatgggcccacatgtcagccacacaaaaaaataatctagaaatgatggggcccacatgtcagctacacaaaaaaaatatggtggggcccacgtgggccccacatgtcctCCCCACTcggctctccctcttcttcctcgtcaTGCCGCAGCAtgccgacgatgacgatggcggcCGAAGCATgtcggcggagcggcggctgcggcaggCCACGGGCGAAGGGGCCGACGAGGAGCGGAGGGTTGGGCGGAGCGGCAGCCCAACCAATCACCCACCGGCCCCCGCCGTTGTTCGCGACACCGCTCTTCTCGTCGTCGCCGGTTcactcgccgccaccgccgccgcctctggccCAGGCGCCCAGCCATCGCGAAGCTTCTGGCCTAGCCAGCGCAGCCATGGGGGATGGATgggagctggcggcggagaAGCACGTCCGCTACATCATCACCGTGGAGAAGGTAGACCGCCTCTCGCTCGGATGCGAGCTGCTCGATGCAGCGGCTGATTCTGCTCGGTGTCTTGCGAATTCATGCAAAACAGTCAGCCTCAATGTAAAGTTGCAGGATTGACTAGATTCATTTGGACATTGATAAACTAATGTTTGCACAAGCATGATGAACCTCAGTCAAGATCTACTAGTAGTGAAGGATACAATCAGCAACCTTATCAACATCGAGAGCATCAAGCCGATCAAAGAGGCACAGGACCTGCCCGGCGCTGAGCGTGTAGAGGACATGCGCGTCGTGCCCAACGTTTCCCCCCCAATCCACCTGCAACACCCAAATCCGAAGAACCATACGCACAGATCAAGTCAAGAACACGTCTCCCTCAAGGATCCCAAGACCATCACCAccaacaatcaatcaatcaattacCGCCCTTCTCGCGGATCCGGAATCCGGGTGGTAGCAGGACGTGATCCACTCGATAAACTCGTCGGCTTCCACGGCGTGGAGCTTGTGGAGGAGGTCGAGCGTGGTAAGGCCCCAGAACGCGCCGTTGAGCCGGATGTGCTCCATCACCAGCGACTCGAACGAGTCCTTCTGCAtcacagcagcagcggcggcgaagagcaTCCAATCAGAATCAGCCGCTGCATCGAGCAACTCACATCCGAGCGAGAGGCGGCCTACCTTCTCCATGGTGACGATGTAGCGGACGTGCTtctccgccgccagctcccCTCCATCCCCCATGGCTGCGCCGGCTGGGCCAAATGCTTtgcgagggaggcggtggcagcagcggcggcgagcgaacCGGTGACGGCGAGGAGAGCGGTGTCGcgagtggggagagagagatgacatGTGCGGCccaccatatttatttatttattttaaagctgacatgtgagcctcactatttttagattattttttgtgtgactgacatgtgggcccgtgatttttattatttttccaagatataattgccacgtcatcgccatgtcaatgccacgtgggacggagaCTTAGTCAAACCATCCACGtagatgccacgtcagccaaaaccaccttcaaaaccgctgagggacctcgtttacaccggttttgatagttcagggaccggttgtatctggttttgggatcaaggacgaaaatcggattcgatGTAAACTTAAGGGACCTTGacatgaacttattccatctaCAAATGGTCCTAAATGTGCAATAAGCTGATGGGCCTTAAATGTTAAATGCAGAAAGTCCACTTTGTGTCCTTACTGCAAATTGGATATAGAGCATCGCCCAACTTTTAAAACATGTGCAAATCAAGTCCCACAGCGCACTACTGTGGTTTTGGCTAACATAGCCTCTACATGGCTTACATAGCTTGTTTGGCTTGGTCTTTAATTCTAGGTGGCAATTGGCA
The nucleotide sequence above comes from Oryza glaberrima chromosome 11, OglaRS2, whole genome shotgun sequence. Encoded proteins:
- the LOC127755165 gene encoding geranylgeranyl transferase type-2 subunit beta 1-like gives rise to the protein MGDGGELAAEKHVRYIVTMEKKDSFESLVMEHIRLNGAFWGLTTLDLLHKLHAVEADEFIEWITSCYHPDSGSARRAVDWGGNVGHDAHVLYTLSAGQVLCLFDRLDALDVDKTPSRISRCIEQLASEREAVYLLHGDDVADVLLRRQLPSIPHGCAG